The genome window CCGGTGCGGCCGGTGGACTGGACGCGGCGGGCCAGATCGGGGATGCCCCACCGGGAGGACAGTTTCCAGCAGGGACGCCGTGACTGCGTCACCTGCAGCCGGACTCCCTCCACCTCCCAGACGTCCTCCAAGCAGACCTCGGACTCCGTCAGGCCGTCCACGGTGAGGTTCTCGAAGAGGGCGCCCTCCGGCAGGTCGAGCCCCTCTGCCTGCCAAGCGGCGTAGTGGGCCCGTCCGTAGCACAGCAGGGCCTTCTCGGGGCCGCCGTGGTGGACCACATCGCCCTGCCCGTCGCCCGCCAGACCGGTGAGTCCGAGGTCCACCGGTCCCTCCACCGGTTCCTTGAAGGAGCCCGTGGGAACCTCCTCGTCCCGCCACCGCACCGTGCGGACGTGGCCCACCCGCACGGCGGTGATCGTTCCGCTGGGGGCAGAGGCTCCCGTGCCCGTGGGGGTGCTGGACGTGGCCGTGGGGGTGCTGGACGTGGCGGGGATGCTGGAGATGCTGGAGTGCCGGGGAGAGCGGGGTCCGGTGGGCATGCCCCCATCCAACCACCACCGTCCGTCTCGCGGTGGAACTGACCGCTGGCTGGTGGATGGCGGGCGCCTGCGCGTCGGGCGCGGAGGACGTCACACCTGCAGGACCGCCAGCACGATCGCGATGTAGTGACAGACGAAGCCGCCGATGGTGAAGGCGTGGAACAGTTCGTGGAAGCCGAACCACTCGCGGTGGAAGTTGGGTTTCTTCAGCGCATAGAACACGGCGCCGATGATGTAGCACGCGCCGCCCACGCAGACCAGGACGGCGGCAGCGGCCTGGGCCGCGAAGAAGTCGCCGATGTACAGCAGGGCCGCCAGTCCCAGCAGGATGTAGACCGGGGTGTAGAGCCAGCGCGGAGCCGAGGTCCAGAAGACGCGGAAGGCGACGCCGGCCAGCGCGCCGATCCAGACGCCGGCCAGCAGGAGCGTGGCCTTGTCCTCCGGCAGGAGGGCCACGGCCAGGGGCGTGTAGGTGCCGGCGATGACCAGCATGATGTTGGTGTGGTCGATGCGCTTCAGCACGAGGGCGACCTGCGGTGACCACTGCACGAGGTGGTAGACGGCCGAGACGGAGAACAGCAGGAGGCCGGTCAGCGCGTAGATCGCGCTGGCCCACTTCAGGCCCGCTGTGGGGGCCAGGGCCACCAGGACGATCCCGGCGACCAGGGTGAGCGGCGCCATGACGGCGTGGCTCATGCCTCGGAGCCGGGGCTTGAATTCGGGATGCTCGGGATCCATGATTCGGTCCAGTCGCCACGTCCGTGAGGGTCTGGCGTCATGCTGGGGCGCGGCAGCCGCGCCGCCTGCGGACTGTTTGCCCGAGGGGGAATGGACCATGGCTCCCAGACTACTCCCGGAAACAGTGGATTACCCGTGGGTAGACCTGTTCGGCCACCGGGCGGGGCGGGCCACTGGTGCGCCGCCAGGCTGGCAGTTCGCTACCGTAGGAACGGACGAACCACCCGCACCACGACGTTTCAGGTGCCGCTCGGATCTGCGGCACGTCCATCGGCCAGACAGGGGACGACCATGAACCTCCCGAACGTCCTCTACAGCTTCTATGAGCGCCGCCTGGCCTCCAGCCTCGACCGCGAGAAGCTGCCCCGGCACATCGGGGTGGTGCTGGACGGCAATCGGCGCTGGGCCAAGGCCTCGGGGGCGACGACGGCGGACGGTCACCAGGCCGGCGCTGAGAAGATCCACGAGTTCCTCGGCTGGTGTGACGAGTTCGGTATCAAGGTCGTCACCCTGTACATGCTGTCCACGGACAACATGGGCCGCCCTCCGGAGGAACTGTCCCAGCTGGTGGGGATCATCGGCAACACCCTGAAGCGCCTCGGGGACGGGCTGGCCAACGGTCACCGGGTACGGGTCCAGGCCGTCGGCGCCCCGGACCTGCTGCCGGCCGGGTTGGCCGAGACCCTGACCGACCTCCAGGCGCGGACCGCCGATGCCGAGGGCGTCCACGTGAACGTGGCCGTGGGCTACGGAGGGCGCCGGGAGATCGTGGATGCCGTCAAGGAGCTCCTGCTGGAGGCGGACGCAGCGGGCCACTCCGCTGCCGCCGTTGCCGGTGAGCTCAGCGACGAGCAGATCTCCGGCCGCCTCTACACGCGTGGACAACCGGACCCCGACCTGGTGATCCGCACCTCCGGGGAGCAGCGGTTGTCCGGGTTCCTGATGTGGCAGTCCGCCTACTCCGAGTTCTACTTCTGCGAGGCCCTCTGGCCTGACTTCCGCCGCGTGGACTTCGTCCGCGCCCTCCGGGACTTCGCCTCCCGCCAGCGCCGCTTCGGCTCCTGACGCACGACGCCGGCCCCGGCAGTGGAGGCCGTCGCCCCAGGAACGTTCGGGAAGTCCTCGGGAAATGCTGACCGGCCGGAAACTTGCTGGTCACCTCGGCAGGGTGGGGTGGAACCTATGCTGCCTTGGATCTCCCGTTACGCCCTGTTGCTCTCCGGACCACGACGCACCCCACTGTTCGATCGCCATCTGGCCTTCCTCTTGGTGGTGATCGCCGGAGCCCTCAATTCGGTGGGCTTCGTGGTGGTGGGCCTCTACACCTCGCACATGACCGGTGTGACCGCTTCGGCGGCTGACAATATCGTCACCGCGAACTGGGGCATGGTCGGCGCCGGTGTGCTGAGCATCGTGTTCTTCGTGCTCGGAGCCATGAGCTGCACCGTGCTCTTCACGTGGGGCCGGCGTCGGCGTCTGTCCAGCCGCTATGCGAACGTCCTGACCCTCGAGGGGCTGCTGATCCTGCTCATGGGGTTGTTCGCCGGCACGGTGGACGGTCCCGGCTACGAGGAGGTGCTGGTGGCGCCGTTGTGTTTCACCATGGGACTGCAGAACGCGCTCATCACCAAGATCCGCGACTTTCCCGTCCGCACCACCCATGTCACCGGCATGGTCACCGATATCGCCGTGGAGCTCGGGCGGCTGGTCTACCGCAACGGTGACCAGGTCGGCGTCATGGCTGACAAGGAGAAACTGGGCGTGCTCAGTACCCTCGTCGGACTCTTCTTCGTGGGCGGAGTCGTCGGAACCCTCGGGTACTGGTGGCTCGGGCTCAACGTCCTCATGGTCGGCGCCTGCCTCATCCTGTTGGCGTCGCTTCCGCCGGTCCTCCGCGACGCGCTGGGCCGTGGGACCCGATTCACCCAGCGGGTCCGGGTCTCGACGTGAATCGGTAGGCGTGGCTCGCGCGGGCCGATCCGGCGCTCGCTGCAACGGTCTCTCTCGGTTCATGCAGAGTTAATCCGCCACCCGGGATTCCTGACGACATTTCCGCGGCCGGAGGCCTACGGTGGTGGTATCAGTCACCGGCGGGAGCGAACGGGCCACCTGGTTCCGCATCCGCATCCCGTGGATTGATCGGAAAGGCCAGGCCGTATGCCGTCACTCCAGACAGCACGCAGCGGGGGCCGTTCCGGCCCCGGGCCGGACCGTCCCACCCCGCCCTCGATCATCGGGGCGTGCGCCCCGGTCTGGAGTCCACCGTGGAGAATCTGATCGCCGCCCCGGCCACCGTCACCCCGGCCACCACGCAGCCTGCCGAGCGGATGAGCGTGGGTGAGAAGTCCTACGTGCTGGACACGTCCGTGCTGTTGTCCGATCCCCGGGCGGTCCTGCGCTTCGCCGAACACGAGGTCATCCTGCCGATCGTGGTCATCTCCGAGCTGGAGAAGAAGAGGGACGACCCGGACCTGGGGTATTACGCCCGAAAGGCACTGCGACTGCTGGACGAACTGCGGATCGAGCACGGCACCCTGAATACCCCGATCCCTCTCGGCACGGAGGGCGGCTCTCTGCGGGTGGAACTCAACCACATCTCCGTGGACGTGCTGCCGCACGGTTTCCGGAGCGCGGACAACGATTCCCGGATCCTCGCCGTCGCCAAGAACTTCGCGGACGAGGGCCGGGACGTCACGGTGGTGTCCAAGGACCTGCCGATGCGCGTGAAGGCCTCCGCCATGGGCCTGCAGGCCGATGAGTACCGCAATGAGCTGGTGAAGGACTCCGGCTGGTCCGGCACGGCGGAGGTCATGGCCACGGAGCAGGAGATCAGTGCCCTGTATGACAACGAGCCGGTGGCCCTGTCGGAGACCGACGGTCTGCCCGTCAACACCGGCCTGGTGATCACCTCCCCGCGGGGCTCTGCGCTGGGGCGCGTGGACCGGCATGGCAACACCCAGGTGGTGCGCGGGGATCGGGACGTCTTCGGCCTGCACGGGCGGTCCGCTGAGCAGCGGCTGGCCATCGATATGTTGCTGGACCCCTCCGTCGGGATCGTCTCGCTCGGCGGACGGGCCGGCACCGGCAAGTCCGCCCTGGCCCTGTGCGCCGGGCTGGAGGCCGTGATGGAACGCCGGGAGCATCGCAAGGTCGTGGTGTTCCGCCCGCTGTACGCCGTCGGTGGCCAGGAACTCGGCTACCTGCCCGGCTCCGAGAACGAGAAGATGAATCCCTGGGGTCAGGCCGTGTATGACACCCTCGGCGCGCTGGTCTCCACGGAGGTCCTGGATGAGGTGGTGGACCGCGGCATGCTCGAGGTCATGCCGCTGACCCATATCCGCGGCCGTTCCCTGCACGATTCCTGGGTGATCGTGGACGAGGCCCAGTCCCTGGAGAAGAACGTCCTGCTGACGGTGATGAGCCGTATGGGACAGAACTCCAAGATCATCCTCACCCACGACGTCGCCCAGCGGGACAACCTCCGGGTGGGCCGTCATGACGGGATCGCCGCCGTGGTCGAGACCCTGAAGGGCCAACCGCTGTTCGGCCATGTCACGCTGAACCGCTCGGAGCGCTCGCCGATCGCCGCGCTCGTGACGGAGTTGCTGGAGGACGCCAGCATCTGAGGCGGGTGGCGTCCGGGTCGAAGCCGGGTAGAGCGCCAGTCGACGGCAACTGAAGAAGAGTTAAAGAAACAGGGGCCGCTGCACGTGTGCAGCGGCCCCTGAGGGTGAATCCGTCCGGGTCCCCGCGGAGGGGGGATGAGGGGACCGGGGATGATCCACCGCAGCCATGGCCCCTTGAAACGGGATGGAGGCCATGGAGTTTAGAGCGCTTCCACGACGGTTCACGAGTGATGAGTCGGTGTCGCACGGATGGAAGCGATTCCAGCATACCGACGTTTGACCCGGTTTCCTACCACTTTCGTGAAAATCACACCATCGACTTCTGGCCAGTCTTGACCGGGACTATCGGGCAGTCTTCTGGCCGCCCTCCGCTGGCGTCCGGGTAATTGCACCAGCTATGGCACCAGCGCATCGTTGCGGCGCTCGCGCAGGTCACGGCGCGCCTGCCGGGTGTCGGCGAATGCCACCACCACACCGGCAGCAGCGCCAGCGAGGTGCCCCTGCCAGGAGACGCGCGGGTTGATCGGCAGGAAACCCCAGACGATCCCTCCGTAGAGCAGTACCACCACCACGGCGGCCGCGATCGCCGTGAACCGCCGGGACAGGATCCCGTAGGTCACCAGGAAGGCCGCATAGCCGTAGACGATGACGGACGCGCCGATGTGGTTGGTCCCCATGCCGCCGATCAACCATGTGCCGACACCGCCAACGAGCCAGATGCCGGCCGTGATCAGCCACCACTTGCGGGTCAGCCAGGCGATCATGGCCCCCATCACCAGGAAGGGCAGGGTGTTGGAGAGCAGGTGGCCGAATCCGGAGTGCAGCAGCGGTGCGAACAGGATGCCGGGCAGTCCTGCCGGGTCGAGTGGCTGGATCCCGAACTGGTTGAGCCGGCCGCCGAGGAACAGGTCGATGATCTCCAGTACCCACATGACCACCACGAGTCCGAGCACGGGCAGGGCGCGCTGGATCCACAGGGGGTAGGACCGCAGCTGGTCGATGACGTGGCGGCGTGACGAGGGGCGTTTCACGGGTTCGGACATGTCCACAGCCTAGTGAGCCGAACCCCAGGGTGGGCGTATGTCGTTCTAGTCTGGGAGGATGCCGACGATCCTGGCCGAGGCGGCCCATGAC of Citricoccus sp. K5 contains these proteins:
- a CDS encoding MOSC domain-containing protein; amino-acid sequence: MPTGPRSPRHSSISSIPATSSTPTATSSTPTGTGASAPSGTITAVRVGHVRTVRWRDEEVPTGSFKEPVEGPVDLGLTGLAGDGQGDVVHHGGPEKALLCYGRAHYAAWQAEGLDLPEGALFENLTVDGLTESEVCLEDVWEVEGVRLQVTQSRRPCWKLSSRWGIPDLARRVQSTGRTGWYLRVLTPGTLQAGQVMRLAERTPGAVDLAELSRVMNVDKGDIQAIERILDSPGVPESWRSTLQRRLDVHRVRASGSDGRFTDEADTDRLRG
- a CDS encoding hemolysin III family protein, which codes for MDPEHPEFKPRLRGMSHAVMAPLTLVAGIVLVALAPTAGLKWASAIYALTGLLLFSVSAVYHLVQWSPQVALVLKRIDHTNIMLVIAGTYTPLAVALLPEDKATLLLAGVWIGALAGVAFRVFWTSAPRWLYTPVYILLGLAALLYIGDFFAAQAAAAVLVCVGGACYIIGAVFYALKKPNFHREWFGFHELFHAFTIGGFVCHYIAIVLAVLQV
- a CDS encoding isoprenyl transferase produces the protein MNLPNVLYSFYERRLASSLDREKLPRHIGVVLDGNRRWAKASGATTADGHQAGAEKIHEFLGWCDEFGIKVVTLYMLSTDNMGRPPEELSQLVGIIGNTLKRLGDGLANGHRVRVQAVGAPDLLPAGLAETLTDLQARTADAEGVHVNVAVGYGGRREIVDAVKELLLEADAAGHSAAAVAGELSDEQISGRLYTRGQPDPDLVIRTSGEQRLSGFLMWQSAYSEFYFCEALWPDFRRVDFVRALRDFASRQRRFGS
- a CDS encoding YoaK family protein, which codes for MLPWISRYALLLSGPRRTPLFDRHLAFLLVVIAGALNSVGFVVVGLYTSHMTGVTASAADNIVTANWGMVGAGVLSIVFFVLGAMSCTVLFTWGRRRRLSSRYANVLTLEGLLILLMGLFAGTVDGPGYEEVLVAPLCFTMGLQNALITKIRDFPVRTTHVTGMVTDIAVELGRLVYRNGDQVGVMADKEKLGVLSTLVGLFFVGGVVGTLGYWWLGLNVLMVGACLILLASLPPVLRDALGRGTRFTQRVRVST
- a CDS encoding PhoH family protein, which encodes MSVGEKSYVLDTSVLLSDPRAVLRFAEHEVILPIVVISELEKKRDDPDLGYYARKALRLLDELRIEHGTLNTPIPLGTEGGSLRVELNHISVDVLPHGFRSADNDSRILAVAKNFADEGRDVTVVSKDLPMRVKASAMGLQADEYRNELVKDSGWSGTAEVMATEQEISALYDNEPVALSETDGLPVNTGLVITSPRGSALGRVDRHGNTQVVRGDRDVFGLHGRSAEQRLAIDMLLDPSVGIVSLGGRAGTGKSALALCAGLEAVMERREHRKVVVFRPLYAVGGQELGYLPGSENEKMNPWGQAVYDTLGALVSTEVLDEVVDRGMLEVMPLTHIRGRSLHDSWVIVDEAQSLEKNVLLTVMSRMGQNSKIILTHDVAQRDNLRVGRHDGIAAVVETLKGQPLFGHVTLNRSERSPIAALVTELLEDASI
- a CDS encoding rhomboid family intramembrane serine protease: MSEPVKRPSSRRHVIDQLRSYPLWIQRALPVLGLVVVMWVLEIIDLFLGGRLNQFGIQPLDPAGLPGILFAPLLHSGFGHLLSNTLPFLVMGAMIAWLTRKWWLITAGIWLVGGVGTWLIGGMGTNHIGASVIVYGYAAFLVTYGILSRRFTAIAAAVVVVLLYGGIVWGFLPINPRVSWQGHLAGAAAGVVVAFADTRQARRDLRERRNDALVP